In one window of Polaromonas naphthalenivorans CJ2 DNA:
- a CDS encoding electron transfer flavoprotein-ubiquinone oxidoreductase, with product MNNQEILAQYGPREAMEYDVVVVGGGPGGLSAAIRLKQLAAEKGTELSVVVLEKGSEPGAHILSGAVMDPRALSELIPDWKALGAPLSQPVTADEVLFLSETGSTRTPDFLVPDCFHNEGNYVISLGNVTRWLAGQAESLGVEIFPGFAAAEVLYNDDGSVKGVATGNLGVGKDGEPTGNFQLGMELHGKYTVFAEGARGHLGRQLISRFKLDAGKDPQAYALGVKELWEIDPAKHQAGLVVHTAGWPMDSSTYGGGFLYHLEGNQVTLGFVTGLDYSNPYLSPFEEMQRWKTHPAIRKYLEGGKRIGYGARAITAGGALSLPKTVFPGGALVGCEAGYLNASRIKGSHAAIKTGMLAAEAAYAAVTAGRQHDELSAYPEAYEKSWLAAELNQARNFKAWFKKGVYVGSLMTGIEQWLLPKIGVKSPPWTIHRDKPDYAMLKPASECQPILYPKPDNKLTFDRLTSVFISNTNHEEHQPAHLTLKDASVPVAINLAKFAGPESRYCPAGVYEFVKNPDNTDRLQINAQNCVHCKTCDIKDPTQNIVWVTPEGGGGPNYSGM from the coding sequence ATGAATAACCAAGAAATCCTGGCCCAGTACGGCCCCCGAGAAGCGATGGAGTACGACGTGGTCGTGGTGGGAGGCGGCCCGGGCGGGCTGTCGGCGGCCATCCGCCTCAAGCAACTCGCGGCTGAAAAAGGCACGGAGCTGTCCGTCGTCGTGCTCGAAAAAGGCTCCGAGCCCGGCGCGCACATCCTCTCGGGCGCGGTCATGGACCCCAGGGCCTTGAGCGAACTGATCCCCGACTGGAAGGCGCTCGGCGCGCCCTTGAGCCAGCCCGTCACGGCCGACGAGGTGCTGTTCCTGAGCGAAACGGGCTCCACCCGGACGCCTGATTTCCTCGTGCCCGACTGCTTTCACAACGAAGGCAACTACGTCATCAGCCTGGGCAACGTCACGCGCTGGCTGGCTGGTCAAGCCGAAAGCCTGGGCGTTGAAATCTTCCCCGGCTTCGCCGCCGCCGAGGTGCTTTACAACGACGATGGCTCCGTCAAGGGCGTGGCCACGGGCAACCTGGGCGTTGGCAAGGACGGTGAGCCGACCGGCAACTTCCAGCTCGGCATGGAGCTGCACGGCAAGTACACGGTGTTCGCCGAAGGCGCGCGCGGCCACCTGGGCCGCCAGCTGATCAGCCGCTTCAAGTTAGATGCGGGCAAGGATCCGCAGGCCTACGCGCTGGGCGTGAAGGAACTCTGGGAGATCGACCCGGCCAAGCACCAAGCCGGCCTGGTGGTGCACACGGCCGGCTGGCCGATGGACAGCAGCACTTATGGCGGGGGTTTTCTCTACCACCTGGAGGGCAACCAGGTCACGCTGGGCTTTGTCACCGGGCTGGACTACAGCAATCCTTATCTCAGCCCGTTCGAGGAGATGCAGCGCTGGAAAACGCACCCGGCGATCCGCAAATACCTCGAAGGCGGCAAGCGCATCGGCTACGGCGCGCGGGCCATCACGGCCGGCGGCGCTTTAAGCCTGCCCAAGACGGTGTTCCCCGGCGGCGCGCTGGTCGGCTGCGAGGCGGGCTACCTCAACGCCAGCCGCATCAAGGGCAGCCACGCGGCGATCAAGACCGGCATGCTCGCGGCCGAAGCGGCGTACGCGGCCGTGACGGCCGGGCGCCAGCATGACGAACTGAGCGCCTACCCCGAGGCTTACGAAAAAAGCTGGCTGGCCGCCGAACTCAACCAGGCGCGCAACTTCAAGGCCTGGTTCAAGAAGGGCGTGTACGTGGGCTCCTTGATGACCGGCATCGAGCAATGGCTGCTGCCCAAAATCGGCGTCAAGAGCCCGCCGTGGACGATCCACCGCGACAAGCCTGATTACGCGATGCTCAAGCCGGCATCCGAGTGCCAGCCCATCCTTTATCCCAAGCCCGACAACAAGCTGACGTTTGACCGCCTGACCTCGGTGTTCATCAGCAACACCAACCACGAGGAACACCAGCCCGCGCATTTGACGCTGAAGGACGCCAGCGTTCCGGTCGCTATCAACCTGGCCAAGTTCGCCGGCCCCGAGAGCCGCTACTGCCCGGCAGGCGTCTATGAGTTCGTGAAGAACCCGGACAACACCGACCGGCTGCAGATCAACGCGCAGAACTGCGTTCACTGCAAGACCTGCGACATCAAGGACCCGACGCAGAACATCGTCTGGGTCACGCCCGAGGGCGGCGGCGGGCCGAACTACAGCGGCATGTAA
- a CDS encoding acyl-CoA thioesterase yields MKIEIPEKKKLVHEMRIPIRWGDMDAMGHLNNTSYFRYMETIRIDWMYAIGCQPDPQGEGPVIVNAFCNFYKQLEYPGDVLIKMYVSDPGRTTFESWATLERVDQPGVICAAGGATTIWVDFPAQKAKTLPDWMREQVDG; encoded by the coding sequence ATGAAAATTGAAATTCCCGAGAAGAAAAAACTGGTTCACGAAATGCGCATTCCCATCCGCTGGGGCGACATGGACGCGATGGGCCACCTGAACAACACCAGCTACTTTCGTTACATGGAAACCATCCGCATCGACTGGATGTACGCGATTGGCTGCCAGCCCGACCCGCAGGGCGAAGGCCCGGTGATCGTCAATGCCTTTTGCAACTTCTACAAGCAGCTTGAATACCCGGGCGATGTGCTGATCAAGATGTATGTGAGCGACCCGGGCCGCACCACCTTTGAAAGCTGGGCCACCCTGGAGCGCGTGGACCAGCCGGGCGTGATTTGCGCAGCCGGCGGCGCGACCACCATCTGGGTGGACTTTCCGGCGCAAAAAGCCAAAACCCTGCCGGACTGGATGCGCGAGCAGGTTGATGGCTGA
- a CDS encoding type III polyketide synthase, translated as MFFLGLGTATPAPRYTKAECLEAFQNSDWFGRLDARAHLVARTVLQRDNGIEARRLALDSLADVFRIDPDTLARRFLHNAPALATQAAERALAGAGLAAHDIDAVVVSTCTGYLCPGLSGYVAERVDLRADVQAFDLVGQGCAAALPNLQLGHALLQSGACEKVLSVCVEVSSAAMYLDNDPGVLISACLFGDGAGAAVLSREPGRAGRRIEWKDSMSLMAPARRDALKFEQRAGMLRNILTREVPALAADHAQRVLATVLQRAGLHSADISAWIMHAGGRDVLIALQRRLELQPSDLRYSAAMLREYGNLSSAFVYFVLQAALQDEAPGGWWWLSSFGAGFSCHGALLEVQST; from the coding sequence ATGTTTTTCCTCGGACTCGGAACCGCCACGCCCGCCCCGCGCTACACGAAGGCCGAATGCCTGGAGGCGTTCCAGAATTCCGACTGGTTCGGGCGGCTTGATGCCCGCGCCCACCTGGTCGCGCGAACCGTCCTGCAGCGCGACAACGGCATTGAGGCGCGCCGGCTCGCGCTCGACTCGCTGGCCGATGTGTTCCGCATCGACCCCGACACCCTTGCCAGACGTTTCCTGCACAACGCGCCCGCGCTGGCGACCCAGGCGGCCGAACGCGCCCTGGCCGGCGCCGGGCTCGCCGCGCACGACATCGACGCCGTGGTCGTCAGCACCTGCACCGGCTACCTGTGTCCGGGCCTGTCGGGTTATGTCGCCGAGCGTGTCGACCTGCGGGCCGATGTCCAGGCCTTCGACCTCGTCGGCCAGGGCTGCGCCGCGGCGCTGCCAAACCTGCAGCTGGGCCATGCGCTGCTGCAATCGGGCGCCTGCGAAAAGGTGCTGTCGGTCTGCGTCGAGGTCAGCAGCGCCGCGATGTACCTGGACAACGACCCGGGCGTGCTGATCAGCGCCTGCCTGTTCGGCGATGGCGCCGGCGCTGCGGTGCTGTCGCGCGAGCCGGGCAGGGCGGGCCGGCGCATCGAATGGAAGGACAGCATGTCGCTGATGGCGCCGGCCCGGCGCGACGCCTTGAAGTTCGAGCAGCGCGCCGGCATGCTGCGCAACATCCTGACGCGGGAAGTGCCGGCGCTGGCGGCCGATCATGCGCAGCGGGTGCTGGCCACGGTGCTCCAGCGGGCCGGCCTGCACAGCGCCGACATCAGCGCCTGGATCATGCATGCCGGCGGGCGCGACGTGCTGATCGCACTGCAGCGCCGGCTCGAACTGCAGCCGAGCGACCTGCGCTACAGCGCCGCCATGCTGCGCGAATACGGAAACCTGTCGAGCGCGTTTGTCTATTTCGTGCTGCAGGCCGCGCTACAAGACGAGGCGCCGGGCGGCTGGTGGTGGCTGTCGTCCTTCGGCGCCGGCTTCAGCTGCCATGGCGCCTTGCTGGAGGTGCAGTCCACATGA
- a CDS encoding undecaprenyl-phosphate glucose phosphotransferase, whose translation MAEIHGVKSAAVWKNNHESIPGSGRSHLFRAIEAVLDPLALVFSLGFLAVCFEGSVSSVYFILSAIVFLLTFPGYSRLRISAEMMIFNILFRWFWIAGLLVLTGFATGYIFRFPVAVIVNWLWMAPLVQIGGNLALRAATPGLLKMQGPPRGVVIVGMNNQGVSLAENIVASAYSGIELKGFFDDRSKDRRFEQDKYRILGKVNALAEYVKKNRIQFIYLSLPMIARTRILQILDDLKDTTASIYFVPDMFVTDLIQGRSDSVCGVNVISVCDTPFRGITGVLKRASDIVLSLLVLILISPVMLLVGIMVKLNSPGPAMSKQRSYGLDGEQILVYKFRSMAVSEDGGTIQQACSNDLRPTRLGTFLRKTSLDELPQFFNVLQGQMSIVGPRPHAVAHNETDRTLIKGYMVRHKVRPGITGWAQVNGYGRETNILEKMQAGVDYDLDYLRNWSLRLDIFIVLKTIWLVFKDSSDR comes from the coding sequence TGGATCAGGTCGAAGCCATCTGTTTCGAGCTATCGAGGCAGTGCTTGATCCCCTCGCCCTGGTTTTTTCCCTGGGGTTTTTGGCGGTATGTTTTGAAGGATCAGTCAGTTCAGTTTATTTTATTCTTTCGGCAATTGTTTTTTTGTTGACCTTTCCCGGATATTCGCGTTTGCGAATTTCAGCGGAAATGATGATTTTTAATATTTTGTTTCGCTGGTTCTGGATCGCTGGACTGCTGGTGCTGACCGGTTTTGCAACTGGATATATTTTCAGGTTTCCGGTAGCGGTCATTGTTAACTGGTTATGGATGGCTCCGCTTGTCCAGATTGGTGGCAATTTGGCACTCCGCGCAGCGACACCAGGTTTATTGAAAATGCAGGGACCACCGCGCGGCGTGGTCATCGTTGGCATGAACAATCAGGGTGTTTCACTGGCTGAAAACATCGTGGCTTCAGCGTATTCAGGAATTGAGTTAAAAGGATTTTTTGACGACCGAAGTAAAGATCGCAGGTTTGAGCAGGATAAATACAGGATTTTGGGAAAGGTCAATGCTCTCGCGGAATACGTTAAAAAAAACAGGATTCAGTTCATTTACCTGTCCTTGCCCATGATTGCCCGGACACGAATCCTTCAAATACTTGATGATCTCAAGGACACCACGGCTTCCATCTATTTTGTTCCCGACATGTTTGTCACGGACTTGATTCAGGGGCGAAGCGACTCCGTATGCGGCGTTAACGTGATATCGGTTTGCGATACGCCGTTCAGGGGAATTACTGGAGTCTTGAAGCGTGCCAGTGATATAGTTTTGTCGTTGCTTGTCCTGATCCTGATTTCTCCCGTCATGCTGCTTGTCGGAATCATGGTGAAGCTGAATTCGCCGGGACCGGCTATGTCCAAGCAACGCAGCTATGGTTTGGATGGCGAGCAGATTCTTGTCTACAAGTTCAGATCGATGGCTGTGTCCGAAGATGGCGGAACGATCCAGCAAGCTTGCAGCAATGATTTACGGCCTACCCGCCTGGGCACATTCCTTCGCAAGACATCACTGGATGAATTGCCTCAATTCTTCAATGTGTTGCAGGGGCAAATGAGCATTGTCGGTCCACGACCCCATGCAGTCGCCCATAACGAGACTGACAGGACGCTTATAAAAGGCTATATGGTCAGGCACAAGGTCAGGCCTGGAATCACCGGCTGGGCGCAGGTCAACGGGTACGGGAGAGAAACCAATATACTGGAAAAAATGCAGGCCGGTGTTGATTATGATTTGGACTATCTGCGCAACTGGTCATTGCGGCTTGATATTTTTATTGTTTTAAAAACGATATGGCTCGTCTTTAAAGACAGTTCAGATCGCTGA
- a CDS encoding methyltransferase domain-containing protein — translation MMPRVVAAETLDGLAEEDPAAMRSRCDLQRVHRVMGTRGIMLRALRDFRALAVSRSAEKPLRILELGAGDGSLMLGVARALQGHWPAVEITLLDRQRLVSRVTLDGYAGLGWQASAQVMDVFDWASSRASERPGQVAHWDVIVANLFLHHFEGPQLATLLAAVESRTESFLACEPRRARLALAGSHLIGALGANAVTREDAVLSVHAGFRDSEISALWPKNRAGWTLDEYPAGLFSHCFCAQRSNLETAAARS, via the coding sequence ATGATGCCCCGCGTCGTTGCCGCCGAAACGCTCGATGGCCTGGCCGAGGAAGACCCGGCGGCGATGCGTTCACGCTGCGACCTGCAGCGCGTCCATCGGGTCATGGGCACGCGCGGCATCATGCTGCGGGCGCTTCGGGATTTCAGGGCGCTGGCCGTTTCGCGTTCCGCCGAGAAGCCGCTTCGCATCCTGGAACTCGGCGCCGGCGATGGCAGCCTGATGCTGGGCGTGGCGCGTGCGCTCCAGGGCCACTGGCCGGCGGTCGAGATCACGCTGCTGGACCGGCAACGCCTGGTGAGCCGCGTGACGCTTGACGGCTATGCGGGTTTGGGATGGCAGGCCAGCGCGCAGGTCATGGACGTGTTCGACTGGGCGTCAAGCCGCGCGTCCGAACGGCCCGGACAGGTTGCGCATTGGGACGTCATCGTCGCCAATCTCTTCCTGCACCATTTCGAGGGGCCTCAACTGGCAACCCTGCTGGCGGCGGTTGAATCGCGCACCGAAAGCTTCCTTGCCTGCGAACCGCGCCGTGCGCGGCTGGCGCTGGCGGGCAGCCACCTGATCGGGGCGCTGGGGGCGAATGCGGTGACGCGCGAAGACGCCGTGCTGAGCGTTCATGCCGGTTTTCGGGACAGTGAAATCAGCGCGCTGTGGCCGAAAAATCGTGCCGGCTGGACGCTGGACGAATACCCGGCCGGCTTGTTCAGCCATTGTTTTTGCGCCCAGCGAAGCAACCTTGAAACCGCAGCCGCGCGATCATGA
- a CDS encoding DMT family transporter has translation MLTGILAGLGAGALWGLVFVAPRMLAMGQGGYSSVDLTAGRFAVYGLVAAGVMLLGLGRRRWPTMRQAAAALGMSVLGFSGYYLLLVLAIRDAGTEMPSLLIGTIPLWIMLLGKPHGLRWSALLPGLALTLAGLLLMMGSTHGATAGAGLHFWRGIGFAVVSLVSWTAFAILNSAWLKRHPEVNATDWANWLGVATGLGALLMWLAAGSGVQLLAARDDSMRFALLCVLAGFGSTWLATILWNLASQRLSASLCGQLIVSETLFALLYSFAWDGHWPTLAQLFACVLFTLGILASIRAHR, from the coding sequence ATGCTGACCGGCATCCTGGCAGGCCTGGGGGCGGGCGCGCTGTGGGGTCTGGTGTTCGTGGCGCCGCGCATGCTCGCGATGGGGCAGGGTGGCTATTCTTCGGTGGACCTGACCGCCGGGCGATTTGCGGTGTATGGGCTGGTCGCGGCGGGGGTCATGCTGCTCGGCCTGGGCCGCCGGCGCTGGCCCACGATGCGCCAGGCGGCAGCCGCGCTGGGCATGAGCGTGCTCGGCTTTAGCGGCTACTACCTGCTGCTGGTGTTGGCCATCCGCGATGCGGGCACTGAAATGCCTTCGCTGCTCATCGGCACGATTCCGCTGTGGATCATGCTGCTCGGCAAGCCGCATGGCCTGCGCTGGTCGGCGCTGCTGCCGGGGCTGGCGCTGACGCTGGCGGGCTTGCTGCTGATGATGGGCTCCACGCACGGCGCGACTGCTGGCGCTGGCCTGCATTTCTGGCGCGGCATCGGTTTTGCGGTGGTGTCGCTGGTGAGCTGGACGGCGTTTGCCATCCTTAACTCGGCCTGGCTCAAGCGCCACCCTGAAGTCAACGCCACCGACTGGGCCAACTGGCTGGGCGTGGCCACCGGCCTGGGCGCGCTGCTGATGTGGCTGGCCGCGGGCTCTGGCGTGCAGCTGCTGGCCGCGCGTGACGACTCGATGCGCTTTGCGCTGCTGTGCGTGCTGGCCGGTTTTGGCTCGACCTGGCTGGCGACCATTTTGTGGAACCTGGCCAGCCAGCGGCTCAGCGCCAGCCTGTGCGGCCAGCTCATCGTGAGTGAAACCCTGTTTGCCTTGCTGTATTCTTTTGCCTGGGACGGCCATTGGCCCACGCTGGCCCAACTTTTTGCCTGCGTGCTGTTCACGCTGGGTATCCTGGCTTCCATCAGGGCGCATCGCTGA